The window ACTGAAGCCTTGCCGCTCGCATCTGTGAATACAAGGGTTTGAGTCAGTACTGCATCCGCGTCAAAGTCAACAACCCCTGCCTGATCGGTCGCATTCATCTTTCCGACAAAGTTCTTTGCAGCAGCTATTCTAAGGTCGTCTGGATCATTCCAGTCCATACTTCCCGAGCTATCCATCACAAAGATCACATCGATAGGCTTATTCTCACCAAGCTCACCCTTACCGATGATCGTATGTGTTACATTCAGGATGTGGGGAAGTTGTGCTTCTGAGAGGGATGGTGGGTCATAGGTCGTTGTCACCTCAAGGAATGGTGCCCCTTTTACGATTATGAGTGCTGACCCATTTACAGTTGGTTCAAATGTTGAATTAACGGTTGCATTTGCGGTGATCGTGACGTTGGTTGAGGTGGTTAGTGTGCCGTTGAATGAAGTGAAATTCACACTTGCTCTGCCATTCGAGTCTGTTGTTGTGGTCAGATGTGTTACATTATCTACCGTTCCATTTCCAAGCGTGCCGTTTGTGGTCGTGATGTTCACGAGTGTATTTGAAAGTGCATACTTTTCACCATTTACATCCGCATAGCTCAGGCGCAGATGGATCGTTGAGTTCTTTGTAACCGTTATATCTCCGTAGTTCTGGTATGCAACAACCGAAGGTTCTGGTGTCACAAGAAGCTGGAGATTTACGGGCTCAAAGGTCACGGTTTTGGTATCTGTTATTGATGTACCGTTGATCGTTGCTGTTATGTTGTAGGTTGCAACTGCCGCGGTTGCTGATATGTTGAATCGCGCATATCCTGTGGTGTTTGTCTTCTGCTTGTAAATATCAGCAGAGTCGTTGAATGTGAAATCAACCCATGTATCGCTCTTTGGATTTCCACAGTAATCGGTTACCCTTGCAAGTACCAGAGGCGTGTGATCATTGTCTGCTCGACAGACTGAAGGTGTTACTGTGAGATCGATGTTTCTTGCGGATTCATTGCACTGGAAACAGACATTTGTTGTGTCGTTGATCGAATTGTTTGATGTAACATTTGCTGTAACTGTTATCACCGATACCTCTGATGATGTGTTGAGGTGTGCTGTTGCACTGCTACCACTTGTCATGGTTGTATATGTTGAGGAACTATTTTCTGTGAATGCACCAAAGTCTGTTGTAAACGTCACATTCGTATCGTCTGCCAGGCTTCCATTTGCATCATAGAGGGTCACCGTTATCGTTGATGTATTCCCGAGTATCACATCCTCAGGATCTGCTGAGATTGTGATCGATGAGGGAGGTCCTGCTACCGCCGTGGTTGTGCCTGAAAGAATAGTTAAAACCAGGAATACTGATATGTATAACTTATGCTGTTTTAACTTTTTTATGTTTTCACCTCCTTTTTAAATGATCTACGTTATCGTCTCTGTGATCGATATAAAAACTTTGTTATTCATTCATTTATAAGATTTAAAAAGATTATAACTCTCTAAAAAGTATTATATAGAATACTAAATTAATTTTTGTAGCGACGATGGGTAAGACATCCAAACCGTATCAATATCTGCTTATCGACCCAGGTTAATGAAACCTGTGAAATTCTGGTATGTGTGGTATGTGATTTTTGATTAAAATTTGCTTATGGTTAACTTAATATATAATTGGACTTAATACTTTTCGGGGATGGGGTTGTATATAAAAAGTATAGATCTCAAGAACTTCAAGTCGTTCAGGAATGAGACACATATCCCGTTCTTTGATGAGTTCATGGTGATCTCAGGTCCAAACGGGAGTGGAAAGAGCAACGTACTGGATGCTATCCTCTTCACGCTTGGACTCTCAAACTCGCGAGACATGCGGGCAGAGCGGCTGACCGATCTCATCTACAGTTCTGGTAATGGAGATGGAATCGATCAGGCAGAGGTGAAGGTGCATTTTGACAACAGTGATCGCGTGATCCCGATCGATAGGGATGCTGTTACTGTATCAAGGAGAATAAAAAAGACCGATAAAGGATATTACAGTTATTATTACATCAATGGAAGGGCCTGTAACTTTTCAGAGGTACAGGATATGCTGTTAAGATCCTCTCTCACTCAAAACTCCTACAACGTGATAATGCAGGGAGATGTTACCCGAATTCTTAATATGAGCGCTTTTGAGCGGCGCAAGATCATAGATGAGATCTCAGGAGTTGCAGAATTTGATGAAAAAAAGGAGCAGGCACATCAGGAGCTTGATGAGGTCAGGATAAAGATAGAGCGACTTGATGTAATCCTTGAAGAGCTCAAAAACCGTCTAAAAATCCTCAAAACAGAGCGAGATCAGGCGATTGAGTATGAGAACCTCCGGAATGAGCAGCAAAGATATGAAGGAAAGATGCTACTTGCAGATCTCAAACTCAAAGAACAGGAGCTTGATGAGATACAAACCTCGATCACAGAGAGCTGGGAAAAGAAGACGGTCGTCAATTCAGCTATATCTAAGAAGACGGCTCAGATAGATGATCTACAGTCAGAACTTGATGATAAGGAGATCAGGCTGGTTAAACAACTCGAAGAGGATGATAAAACTCTTAAAAAGGAGATTGAAGAGGTTAATGGATCTATAAACCGTTGTAACGATCGCATAAAGCTGGATGGAGAGCGAATAGAAGATCTGAAAGTTCAGATGAACAAGATATTCATTGAAATTGATTCTGCAAAATCTGAGCTTGAAACGATACATAAACGCTTCGATGAGGAGCGGATACGCAAGGGTAGGCTTAAGGAGGCGCTGGATGAGAAGGTGGAAGACCTTGATCAAATTAAGAAAGAGATTGAAGCTGCTGGATTAAGTGCACAGAACGCAACCGAGAAGTTATATGCACTTCGCGAGGAGCTTGACCGTGAAAAAAAGCGACAAAACGAGATTCTTGTCGAGCAAAATCGGATACTCGATCGATCCAGGATGCGATCTGGCAGGATTGATGCGCTAAACAGAAGGATAACTGAACTTGAGGCTGAACTTGATACTAAGCAAAAAGAGCTGGCAATTGAAGAAGAACGGATAGGCGAGGTGACCCGTGATCTTAAAGAAAATGAAAAAGAGCTTGATATAGAGCGTATTCACCTCAAAAACCTTGAAGATGACCTGAGACATTCAGAACGTAAGATCATGGAGATTGAAGCTCGGTTAAGGGCTGAAAAGGAGTTTAGGGGTTACAGTGAAGGTGTAAAAGCAGTTATGGAAGCTGCGAGATCACATCAGCTTGAAGGTATTTATGGTACGATTGCAGAGCTTGGCAGAGTCGATGACCATTTTGCACCTGCCCTTGAGGCTGCAGCAGGTAACAGAATGCAGTTTATAATTGTGGAGACTGACATGGATGGGCAGTATGCAATCGAATACCTGAAACAGACGAAGAAAGGACGTGCGACATTTTTACCGCTTAACAGGCTCAAAAAAGGTAAAACCATGCCCAAACCTGATGCAGAGGGGGTTGTAGACTTTGCGATAAACTTGATTGAATACGATCCTAAATTTGGACCCGCATTTCACCATGTTTTCCAGGATACAGTGGTTGTTGAAACGATTGAGGATGGAAGACGACTTATGGGACGCTTCAGATCGGTCACGCTTGATGGCGACCTCATTGAGCGAAGTGGTGCAATGACAGGGGGCACTCCTGCAAAATCAAGGTTCAGATTCATCAGTAACAGTGAAAATGAGCTTTTAAGACTCCAGGAAGAACATTCAATCCTTGAAACTCAAAGAAGGGAACAACTTGAGAAGATAAAGTTGCTCGATGAGCGAAACAAGCTGATTCGAGATGAGATCTTCGGAAGAGGTGAACGCAGGCACAAATTGCAGCTTGAACTGGACGAGATCGGGCGTATGCTGAATGAAGCACGCAATGAGCTTGACGGTCTTAAAGAAGGTGTTGACCAGGCTCGAATCATCGAGCTTGAGACCGCACTTGCTGAATCCTCTGAAGTGATAGCCACGCTTGAAGCAGAGATCACTGAGCTTGAGCACAATCTCAAATCATCAAAGATACCTGAGCTTTCAAAGAAAGAAAGGGAGGTTTCTGAGGAGATAAGAAGAATTGAGGGTAGAATAGCAGATATCGATCTTTCCATCAAATCAATAGTGCTTGAAGAGGAAAATCTTGAGAAGAGGATTAGCGATGGAAATAATCGATTAAAAGAGCTTGATAATGCAATAACTGCGATTAAAAATGATATTGACCTGAATAAGGCCAGGATAAATGAGCTTGAACAGAAACGTGAAGCAATGCGTGGACGTGAGAAAGAGCTTGAAGAGGAGCTTTTGAAGTTAAAAACTCTATTCAAAAAGCGATTCGATCAAATTATGGCATTAAAAGAGGAAATCGAGGGGTTGAAGCTCAGACGCGAGCGAATTGAGGCAGCGCTCACCGATCTTTCAAGGATAAAAGATGGGCTTGTATCACAGATCAATGCCCTGCAAACCAGGATTGAGGCGGCGGGGATGAATCCTGAAGAAGCGATTGTTGAAGATCGTGAAGAGATAGAGCAGCGCATTAACGAGATTGGGCGACGGATGCGATCGCTTGAGCCTGTCAATATGAAGGCGATAGATGAGTTCAGGGAGGTCGAATCCCGTCTCAATGAGATGCAAAAGCGCAGAAACACACTCATAAATGAGCGTGAGGGCATTATTGAGCGGATCGAGGGCTATGCAGTGAAAAAGCGTGAGGTGTTCCTCGCAACATTTGATGCAATCAACGAAAATTTCAAAGAAGTATTCAGAGAGCTTTCTGATGGTAGTGGTAAGCTTATACTCGAATCAAGAGATGACCCATTTCAAGGAGGTTTGTTGATTGAAGTTCAGCCATCTGGAAAGCCTGTTCAGCGATTGGATGCCCTGTCTGGTGGTGAAAAGAGCCTCACCGCACTCTCACTATTGTTTGCAATTCAACGCTACAGACCAGCACCATTCTATGCGCTTGATGAGATAGATATGATGCTCGATGGCGTGAACGTCGAAAAGGTTGCACGATTGATCGAAAAATTATCACACAAGACACAGTTCATCGTTGTATCACTTCGGGAGCCGATGATCGAGCGTGCATCAAAAACGATCGGTGTTGTGATGCAGGATGGGAATGTATCAACGGTTACCGGAATACAACTCAGGAATCGAGATCTTCAAGAAGCGACTTCAACCTGATTGCCTTATCTTTCAGCATCTGAACTGCATACTGAATCGTCGCACTCGCACTCATTCCTCCATCTGTCTCAAGTGTGAAGAGAAAAGCATCTGCATCTTCCTCGATCTCAATTCCATTCCGTTCACATGCCTCAAGGCAGAGTTTGCAGTATGAACAGTCCATGTCATCTCCGATCATAACACGATCATTGACCCAGGTGAAGATATTTCTGGGACATACCTCAACACACTTACCACAGTCATCACAGTTTTCATTGATTGCAACGTGCGGAACGTTCTTATAACCACAGACAACAGCATTCTGCCATTTTGCATGTACCTCGCCTGTCCCAAGTTTGATAACTGCGTTCAGGAGAAGTTTCTGACCCTTCTTGAGATCCACAATCGGTATCCTTTCTTCTGCGACAGAAATATTTTCGTCTCCCATGACAAGATCCGACGAATATATCATCCTCGGACCCTCTCCGCTGATACTCGCTGTTGCCTGGCAGAGAGAACATCCCCCTTCACACTCACACTCATCTTCCATCACATACATCGATGGATCTGCTTTCAGTGGTACGAGACCAAGGCGCAGTGCAAGCTGTTCATCAAATAAGACCGATGTATTCTCGTAAAAATTGACCTCATCGATCGCCATCCGCGGTATCTCATTGATCATGGTTCGACGCAGTGCATTTGCAGATGCGTACGTCAAACCTGAGATTATGAACTTCGCACTCCGCTCGCCAAGATCGATGAGTTTAAACTCGATACTCACTCAGACCCTCCTGCCGCGCTTTCCCCCTTTGGGCTTTGTACCATCGTGCGGAATTGGAGTGACATCTTCGATCCTCCCGATCCTTATACCTGCCCTTGCAAAAGCACGGATTGAAGGCTGTGCACCAGGTCCAGGGCTGTGTTCTCTGTGCCCACCTGGGGCTCTTACCTTTATATGAATCCCAGTGATACCTTTCTCTTTGATCTCTTCTGCAAGCTCACCTGCCATCTGCATAGCAGTGTAAGATGAACTCTCATCCCTTGCAGCCTTTACAACCATCCCACCAGAAGACTTCGCGATCACCTCTGCCCCTGTCAGGTCGGTGATCGTTATGATTGTGTTATTGAAGGATGCATAGATATGTGCAACTGCCCATTTACCCATTAACTCTCACTTCCTTCTACCGGTACCCCAGTTTCAACCACCTTTGCAGGTCGAACAGGGTGCATCTCGTCGGTGATTGGTGAACCTGGATAGTAATCCAGATTTGACTCCTCACCACGGTTCACCATGTAACCTGGGATTGTGATACGCCGATCGTTCAATGCAATATGTCCATGCACAATGAATTGCCTCGCCTGTCGCATCGAACTTGCAAGGTTCTTCTGTACCACAAGTGTCTGCAATCGTCTGTTGAGAAAATCTTCAACCGTGAGTGCCAGGATGTCATCCAGTTCCCCATCTAACTCAAGGACCCCTCGTCGCTTGAGGCTTTCAAGCAGATTCTCGATCTCTCGTTTTGTACTATCACTAACCATGCCCGATGCCCGCTTTGCGAGTAAGCGTCTTGCCACACGCCTGTACTTTCTGAGTGTACTCTCTGCTCTCCATAATTCTCGTTTGTTCCGAAGACCATACCGTTTTATGAGGTTTGCATCTTCTTCGAGTTTCTCTTCCTGCCACGGATAACGAGGAGTTTCATACTGTTTTTTACACTTACCAGGATATCCCATCAGTTCACCTCAAGCTCACTTCTTCTTTCTGCTGACACCAACAATCGATCCTTTTCTACCCGTGGACTTTGTGCGCTGACCTCTAACCCTGTGTCCCCGCTCATGCCTGATACCACGATAACATCTTATCATCTTCATAAAGTTGATATCCGATCGCAGTGTCATCAGCGAGTCGCTCGAGATCATGTGCTTATCCTCACCTGTGAACGGATCACGCTGGCGGTTCATCATCCACACCGGAAGCGTATCGTTGATTTTTTCCTCTACCTGCACCTTAAGTCGTGAGATTGCATCATCTGGAAGATACCCCATCACCGCACCGGGATCGACCTTTGCCGCTTTTGCCACAACCATTGCGGTGCGCCTTCCGAGACCTCGAATCCCTGTGAGGGCATATTCTACCTTCTGTGTGCCCTGAAGGTCTGTATTTGCGATTCTTACGATGTGTCGTATCTTATCTTTATCTTCCATCTATGACCCCTATTGATACAACGTTTATTAAGTCTTACGCCCGCATACCGATCAGTATAATCGCCTGATGAGTGTGATTAAGTTTAAATACAAACTCTGTGAAGTAGTTACAGGTATGACGTGGAGCGTATCAACCGCGGCGGTCATAGCAACCATCACACTAATGCTCTCATCCTCTGGCTGTTTTGAGGTGGCGCCTGCGGATAGAGTTCCAGACAATCATACCAAATCAGAAGCTGTCGCAGGTGCAATGCACCCACCCCATATCTCATTACCTGATTCTTTCAATCTAACAGCCAGTACATCCACCATGCTTGATGCCACATCTTATCTCTCCGATACTGACGAGATCGTTGCTTACAGCTGGAATACTGGTGATGGCAGGGTAATCAATGAAAGTGTGATCAAACTTTACTATCCCAATCCTGGTACCTACAACCTCACCCTTACCGTAACTGGTAGAAGTGGATATATACTTACGGCATCATCACTCGTTGAAGTCCACGCTGCAGATGAAGTGGTGAAGACTCCAAACTCCATTAATCCAGCATCCACTCCGATTATCACCCCGACTCCAGTACCGACTGTTGCAATCGATCCTGTGATAACCCATATTGAGTTCGACCCACCAGGGCGTGATGGTGATAAACTGAATGAGGAATGGGTTGAGATATTCAATCGGGGTGAGAGTGTCATCGATATGGGTGGATGGAAACTCGCTGATCTGGCGAATCACTCTTATATCTTTCATGAGGGTTTCAAACTTGAAGCAGGTGGTAAAGTCAGGATTCATGTAGGAGAGGGTACAGATAGTGCAACAGACCTATACATGAACAGTACCCGTCCAATCTGGAACAACGATGGGGATACAGCAACACTTTATGATGACAGCGGTGTGATCCTCGATCAGTATAGCTACATGGTTGAGATAACCTCAACACCAACAGCCACACCCACTCCAGCACCAACCCAGGCTCATCTCGCGGGAGTTCTGATATACGAGATCAACTTCAATCCAGAGGGGGATGATCGTGTAAACCTAACTGGTGAGTGGGTTGAAATATTGAACAATGGTTCAGATCCTGTGAATATGGAGGGGTGGTTGCTCAAAGATGCAAAGAATCACACATATGTCTTTCCAGATGGATTTACTCTTTTCCAGGGTTCAAAAGTCAGAGTTCATGTAGGAGAAGGCACAGATAGTGCAACAGACCTATACATGAACAGTACCAGTCCAATCTGGAACAACGATGGGGATACGGCAACACTTTTTGATGAGGTCGGAGAGATTGTGGATCAATATAGCTATTGAAGATACTCATGTACATCACAGAAAAAGTCCTGAAAGAAGTTGAGGAGAAGTATGGCAAGCCACGGATCATCGAGCTTGCATTTGAGATGAAAGAGGATGAGTTCAGGATTATGCGCGAGAGCATGCGAAATAACAGGGCACACGACATTACGTTCATTATCGAAAAAGGCGATTTGATCGCTGTGATCAGGAAATCTTCACACCCACCGGGTGTTTATCGGATACCAAGTGGAGGTGTTGAACTGGGAGAGGATCTTGAAACAGGGCTACAGAGAGAGGCTTTTGAGGAGACGGGTTTGAAGATTGAGATCCTAAATTACCTGTTGAGGGTTGAAGCATGCTTCACGTTCAATAACTTACACCAGAAGTGGCGATCACACGTCTTCAGAACAAAGTGGGTATCTGGCAAACTTGCGCCCCATGATCATGAGGAGATCGAGGAGGCACGATGGGTCACACTCGATGAGTTATGTGGTGAGATTCGTGAAAAGATGCTTGAGAGCGATTCTGGCGGACTCCATTACAGGGTTGCGCTTACCGACGCTGCTGTTGAGGAGCTTCTGAGATCGAGATCTACAGCATTCTCCTGAGTTCAGGGTTCTCTTCAAGGAACTTCAGAACCTCCTCCTCATGGATGGCGTCATCACCATGAACCGCTTTTATATGTGCGATGATCCCGACCTTCCTGACGCCACAGATCGGGCATTCGTGCACCCGCTTCTTCTTACGCTTCACCTCAACCTCTGCCGGTGTCCTGACACCGAACACATCCTGCCATGAGAATGCAAACCATATCAAAAACGGTAACGAAGCCCCGACAATTCCGATCGAATCCACAACAACGGTTGCAGGCTTTGAACTCGCAAGAAAAGCCGGGAAATGAGCAACAAGATCCACAACATGTGAGATAAAAAGCAATGTGAGTCCGACCATTAGCATCCAGATCTTTCGTTCTTTTGAGACAAAAGATGCAAGAACAAGCGCGATGAAAGGTATGATATTGAAGTTCGCAAGGTGTGCATCGGCAAGTCCGATGAACTTCCCCCTGCAGAGGATACCCACGCCCATCTCTCCGCCGGTTACGACCTCTGTTCCGTATCCCATTATCGCAAGCGGGATGCGCGATACATGTGCAACAAGAAGTATGTAAAACTTCCCGATCCAGATCCAGGGTATGAAGGTCACGGTTGCGACGATGAAAAACCGACCGACAAAACTCAGAAGTTTATCTCTACTCCACATTTTCCCTC of the Candidatus Syntrophoarchaeum caldarius genome contains:
- a CDS encoding competence-like protein; the encoded protein is MSVIKFKYKLCEVVTGMTWSVSTAAVIATITLMLSSSGCFEVAPADRVPDNHTKSEAVAGAMHPPHISLPDSFNLTASTSTMLDATSYLSDTDEIVAYSWNTGDGRVINESVIKLYYPNPGTYNLTLTVTGRSGYILTASSLVEVHAADEVVKTPNSINPASTPIITPTPVPTVAIDPVITHIEFDPPGRDGDKLNEEWVEIFNRGESVIDMGGWKLADLANHSYIFHEGFKLEAGGKVRIHVGEGTDSATDLYMNSTRPIWNNDGDTATLYDDSGVILDQYSYMVEITSTPTATPTPAPTQAHLAGVLIYEINFNPEGDDRVNLTGEWVEILNNGSDPVNMEGWLLKDAKNHTYVFPDGFTLFQGSKVRVHVGEGTDSATDLYMNSTSPIWNNDGDTATLFDEVGEIVDQYSY
- a CDS encoding Chromosome segregation protein SMC, with protein sequence MGLYIKSIDLKNFKSFRNETHIPFFDEFMVISGPNGSGKSNVLDAILFTLGLSNSRDMRAERLTDLIYSSGNGDGIDQAEVKVHFDNSDRVIPIDRDAVTVSRRIKKTDKGYYSYYYINGRACNFSEVQDMLLRSSLTQNSYNVIMQGDVTRILNMSAFERRKIIDEISGVAEFDEKKEQAHQELDEVRIKIERLDVILEELKNRLKILKTERDQAIEYENLRNEQQRYEGKMLLADLKLKEQELDEIQTSITESWEKKTVVNSAISKKTAQIDDLQSELDDKEIRLVKQLEEDDKTLKKEIEEVNGSINRCNDRIKLDGERIEDLKVQMNKIFIEIDSAKSELETIHKRFDEERIRKGRLKEALDEKVEDLDQIKKEIEAAGLSAQNATEKLYALREELDREKKRQNEILVEQNRILDRSRMRSGRIDALNRRITELEAELDTKQKELAIEEERIGEVTRDLKENEKELDIERIHLKNLEDDLRHSERKIMEIEARLRAEKEFRGYSEGVKAVMEAARSHQLEGIYGTIAELGRVDDHFAPALEAAAGNRMQFIIVETDMDGQYAIEYLKQTKKGRATFLPLNRLKKGKTMPKPDAEGVVDFAINLIEYDPKFGPAFHHVFQDTVVVETIEDGRRLMGRFRSVTLDGDLIERSGAMTGGTPAKSRFRFISNSENELLRLQEEHSILETQRREQLEKIKLLDERNKLIRDEIFGRGERRHKLQLELDEIGRMLNEARNELDGLKEGVDQARIIELETALAESSEVIATLEAEITELEHNLKSSKIPELSKKEREVSEEIRRIEGRIADIDLSIKSIVLEEENLEKRISDGNNRLKELDNAITAIKNDIDLNKARINELEQKREAMRGREKELEEELLKLKTLFKKRFDQIMALKEEIEGLKLRRERIEAALTDLSRIKDGLVSQINALQTRIEAAGMNPEEAIVEDREEIEQRINEIGRRMRSLEPVNMKAIDEFREVESRLNEMQKRRNTLINEREGIIERIEGYAVKKREVFLATFDAINENFKEVFRELSDGSGKLILESRDDPFQGGLLIEVQPSGKPVQRLDALSGGEKSLTALSLLFAIQRYRPAPFYALDEIDMMLDGVNVEKVARLIEKLSHKTQFIVVSLREPMIERASKTIGVVMQDGNVSTVTGIQLRNRDLQEATST
- a CDS encoding Ribosomal protein S4/S9, eukaryotic/archaeal, with the translated sequence MGYPGKCKKQYETPRYPWQEEKLEEDANLIKRYGLRNKRELWRAESTLRKYRRVARRLLAKRASGMVSDSTKREIENLLESLKRRGVLELDGELDDILALTVEDFLNRRLQTLVVQKNLASSMRQARQFIVHGHIALNDRRITIPGYMVNRGEESNLDYYPGSPITDEMHPVRPAKVVETGVPVEGSES
- a CDS encoding NUDIX hydrolase → MKILMYITEKVLKEVEEKYGKPRIIELAFEMKEDEFRIMRESMRNNRAHDITFIIEKGDLIAVIRKSSHPPGVYRIPSGGVELGEDLETGLQREAFEETGLKIEILNYLLRVEACFTFNNLHQKWRSHVFRTKWVSGKLAPHDHEEIEEARWVTLDELCGEIREKMLESDSGGLHYRVALTDAAVEELLRSRSTAFS
- a CDS encoding membrane protein; amino-acid sequence: MWSRDKLLSFVGRFFIVATVTFIPWIWIGKFYILLVAHVSRIPLAIMGYGTEVVTGGEMGVGILCRGKFIGLADAHLANFNIIPFIALVLASFVSKERKIWMLMVGLTLLFISHVVDLVAHFPAFLASSKPATVVVDSIGIVGASLPFLIWFAFSWQDVFGVRTPAEVEVKRKKKRVHECPICGVRKVGIIAHIKAVHGDDAIHEEEVLKFLEENPELRRML
- a CDS encoding Ribosomal protein S13, archaeal, which translates into the protein MEDKDKIRHIVRIANTDLQGTQKVEYALTGIRGLGRRTAMVVAKAAKVDPGAVMGYLPDDAISRLKVQVEEKINDTLPVWMMNRQRDPFTGEDKHMISSDSLMTLRSDINFMKMIRCYRGIRHERGHRVRGQRTKSTGRKGSIVGVSRKKK
- a CDS encoding Ribosomal protein S11, archaeal, which translates into the protein MGKWAVAHIYASFNNTIITITDLTGAEVIAKSSGGMVVKAARDESSSYTAMQMAGELAEEIKEKGITGIHIKVRAPGGHREHSPGPGAQPSIRAFARAGIRIGRIEDVTPIPHDGTKPKGGKRGRRV